From a single Larimichthys crocea isolate SSNF chromosome XIII, L_crocea_2.0, whole genome shotgun sequence genomic region:
- the vps72a gene encoding vacuolar protein sorting 72 homolog a, with product MTLVVGREPRKTAGNRMSKLLDAEEEDEFYKTTYGGFNDESGDDEYHGEHSDTEDEVDSDFDIDEGDEPDSDQEEDAPRRKSRVVTKAYKEPIKVAKPKPKRPSEEQKKTEKTKVELKRRIPQEFQDFAETRKSVRQSTSEHTRKTNLRLQERQDAPRRRRGAHRDRPLTQEELLAEAKITAEINIRSLENYERLEADKKKQVHKKRRFEGPTIRYHSVLMPLVSHSVLKEENVDVEGLDQDVPQTAPQNPSTPSQQPAGGLCSRTYITFSDDEAFEAAFPHIAQSSPPLPIQEVCPVTHKAALYRDPVTDIPYANTRAFRIIREAYRKYVAAHGFPNTSGGVTGLDSSATKGARQKMVVKQSAVGT from the exons ATGACTCTGGTGGTTGGCCGCGAACCCAGAAAGACTGCGGGGAACCGCATGTCCAAACTCCTGGACGCTGAAGAAGAGGACGAGTTCTACAAGACCACGTACGGAGGCTTCAACGAC gAATCAGGAGATGATGAGTATCACGGAGAACATTCAGACACAGAGGACGAGGTGGACAGTGACTTTGACATCGATGAGGGTGACGAGCCAGACAGTGACCAGGAGGAGGATGCACCTCGAAGGAAAAGCCGGGTTGTCACTAAAGCTTATAAG GAACCCATAAAGGTGGCAAAGCCCAAACCCAAAAGACCCTCTGAGGAACAGAAGAAGACTGAGAAAACTAAAGTGGAGCTCAAAAGGAGAATTCCACAAGAATTCCAAGATTTTGCAGAGA CTCGGAAGTCTGTGCGACAGTCCACCAGTGAACATACCAGAAAGACCAACCTGCGCTTGCAGGAGCGTCAGGATGCCCCTCGGAGACGGAGGGGCGCTCATCGTGACCGACCTCTTacccaggaggagctgctggctgAGGCCAAAATAACAGCTGAGATCAACATTCGATCTTTAG AGAACTACGAGCGTCTGGAGGCAGACAAGAAGAAACAAGTCCACAAGAAGCGGCGTTTTGAAGGACCAACAATCCGTTACCATTCAGTCCTGATGCCACTAGTCTCTCACTCAGtcctaaaagaagaaaatgtggatGTTGAAGG GTTGGATCAGGACGTGCCTCAGACCGCACCACAAAATCCCAGCACACCCTCCCAGCAGCCTGCCGGAGGCCTGTGCTCCCGTACTTATATAACGTTCAGTGACGACGAAGCGTTCGAGGCAGCCTTTCCACACATTGCCCAGTCAAGTCCTCCGCTGCCCATCCAGGAGGTTTGTCCTGTCACCCACAAGGCCGCACTGTACAGAGACCCAGTCACTGACATACCGTATGCTAACACACGAGCCTTCCGCATCATCCGAGAGGCGTACCGTAAATACGTGGCTGCTCATGGATTTCCAAACACTTCAGGAGGGGTGACGGGACTTGACTCCTCAGCAACGAAGGGTGCCCGACAGAAAATGGTTGTGAAGCAGAGCGCTGTGGGAACATAG
- the LOC104931632 gene encoding leucine-rich repeat and immunoglobulin-like domain-containing nogo receptor-interacting protein 1 codes for MFEGIAVHQWLCWGALYLLAAGVVLSSETSRLCPQPCRCNTALLEVNCSVGQFTTVPNGLSKDTKLLNLTHNKIKTLVQQQFQTLTQLLDLDLSDNIMVIIEVEAFLGLQSLTTLRLARNRLKIIPVGVFAGLPKLTLLDISSNEILVFLDFTFRDLAALQFIKAAGNDFVFISNQAFTGLTSLQELHLNGCNLTAVPTEALTQLGNLRILHFHQLGLTTLPNYSFRHLERLKELVISHCPWLETLSGNSLFGLNLTSLTITHSKLSAVPYIPLHHLVYLVYLDLSFNPITYIQGSLLGDLLRLQELHLVGGSLLHIEIGAFRGLTHFRLLNVSRNLLTTLEIGAFHSVDTLLTLGLDNNPLACDCRLLWVVRRQLYLGFGGNPPTCTTSVQLQGWNFLDFSEAEVPGLLTCRQPRILNRKPQEMRVDQGHTVVFYCNAEGDPQPSVTWLNPLRKPLSPIGRIRALSNGSLEVRYAQPQDSGTYLCVASNAAGNNSLPVNLHVRAFPSSSKNSFRLKGWFAFPSASPGVDDSQKLPFDVKTLLIAATIGFLSFFSSVSVCFIFMFFWSKSKGQIKHTATIAYVPRSAMSSNKGGTGYMETGRFTMKLI; via the coding sequence ATGTTTGAGGGGATTGCTGTCCACCAATGGCTGTGCTGGGGAGCTCTGTACCTGTTAGCAGCGGGGGTGGTATTATCATCTGAAACAAGCCGGCTGTGTCCACAGCCCTGCCGCTGCAACACCGCACTGCTGGAGGTGAACTGCTCTGTTGGCCAATTTACCACAGTGCCCAATGGCCTCTCGAAAGACACAAAACTATTAAACCTGACACATAATAAGATCAAGACTCTGGTGCAACAGCAGTTCCAGACCTTGACACAACTTTTAGACTTAGACCTGAGTGACAATATTATGGTGATAATCGAGGTGGAAGCCTTTCTTGGCTTGCAAAGTCTGACAACTCTGCGTCTTGCTCGCAACCGCCTGAAGATAATTCCTGTAGGAGTGTTTGCCGGTTTGCCAAAACTGACATTACTGGACATAAGCAGCAATGAGATCCTTGTTTTTCTAGATTTTACTTTCCGTGACCTAGCTGCCTTGCAGTTTATTAAAGCAGCAGGTAATGACTTTGTTTTCATCTCTAATCAAGCTTTCACAGGTTTAACCAGTCTGCAAGAGCTGCACCTCAACGGCTGCAACCTCACTGCTGTGCCAACAGAGGCGCTCACGCAGCTCGGTAACCTGAGAATTCTTCATTTTCACCAACTGGGCCTTACCACGCTGCCAAACTACTCTTTCCGTCATCTAGAGCGTCTCAAAGAACTTGTCATTTCTCATTGTCCTTGGCTGGAGACCCTGTCAGGAAACAGCCTCTTTGGCCTAAATCTTACATCCCTCACCATTACACACTCTAAACTCAGTGCTGTCCCATACATCCCTTTGCATCATCTTGTATATCTGGTATACCTTGACCTTTCTTTTAATCCAATCACCTACATTCAAGGGAGCCTGCTTGGAGACTTGCTCCGGCTCCAAGAGCTCCATCTGGTGGGGGGATCATTGCTGCACATTGAAATTGGAGCATTTAGGGGTTTGACACATTTCAGATTGCTGAATGTGTCTAGAAACCTTCTCACCACACTCGAGATCGGAGCTTTTCATTCAGTGGACACCCTATTAACTCTGGGACTTGATAACAACCCACTGGCATGTGACTGCCGTTTGCTGTGGGTGGTACGAAGACAACTATATCTGGGCTTTGGTGGAAATCCACCAACTTGCACTACCTCAGTCCAATTGCAGGGCTGGAATTTTCTCGACTTTTCTGAAGCTGAGGTCCCAGGTCTGCTCACATGTCGGCAGCCACGTATTCTGAACCGAAAACCTCAAGAAATGAGAGTAGATCAAGGACACACGGTGGTGTTTTACTGCAATGCAGAAGGTGACCCTCAGCCATCTGTCACTTGGCTGAACCCACTGCGAAAACCTTTATCACCCATTGGTAGAATACGGGCTCTGTCTAATGGCTCGTTGGAGGTTCGCTATGCTCAACCTCAAGACAGTGGTACTTATCTCTGTGTGGCATCTAATGCGGCAGGAAATAACAGCCTTCCTGTCAACCTGCATGTCCGGGCCTTTCCATCATCTTCTAAAAACTCCTTTCGTCTTAAAGGTTGGTTTGCCTTTCCGTCTGCCTCTCCAGGTGTGGATGACAGTCAGAAACTCCCATTTGATGTCAAGACATTGCTGATAGCAGCGACCATTGGGTTCCTCTCATTTTTCAGCTCTGTGAGCGTGTGCTTCATTTTCATGTTCTTCTGGAGTAAGAGCAAAGGACAAATAAAGCACACAGCCACCATTGCATATGTGCCACGAAGCGCCATGTCAAGTAATAAAGGAGGAACAGGCTACATGGAAACAGGCAGATTCACCATGAAACTGATATGA